A stretch of the Pirellulales bacterium genome encodes the following:
- a CDS encoding GTPase: protein MATSAEFEFCTLTAPGRGAVAVIAIAGPGAAHALAEYFISSSARLPTDLQTQRIYHGRWAAAQGEEIVVCRSAAEEFEIHCHGGLAAVSRIAHDLESIGGARVEERAWLARRMANSIEQDAWLALAAARTERTANVLLDQCHGALTREIEQVLTDCRQRHFDAACERLQLLAERAALGRHLVAPFDVVLAGPPNVGKSSLINALVGYKRAIVYDAPGTTRDVITADTAIDGWPVTLSDTAGLRDSDDPLESAGVQRALARLQSADLIVLLFDACQPMTAPQRRLVEDFPAALTALTKCDLQPGALQPGSPDGMLRTSAVTGAGLGELLAAISDRLVPDPPRTGVGVAFTTAQCRSIEDALAAVRHSDSALAIELLSGLVARPPA from the coding sequence ATGGCCACTAGCGCCGAATTCGAATTCTGCACCCTCACCGCGCCGGGACGCGGCGCAGTGGCCGTGATCGCGATTGCCGGGCCTGGGGCGGCGCATGCGTTGGCGGAGTACTTCATTTCTTCGTCCGCGCGGTTGCCCACCGACTTGCAAACCCAACGGATTTATCACGGGCGGTGGGCCGCGGCTCAAGGCGAAGAAATCGTCGTCTGCCGCAGTGCTGCCGAAGAATTCGAGATTCATTGCCACGGCGGCCTGGCGGCGGTAAGCCGTATTGCCCACGATCTCGAATCCATCGGCGGCGCGCGTGTCGAAGAGCGTGCCTGGCTTGCGCGACGTATGGCGAACTCCATCGAGCAGGACGCCTGGCTAGCGCTAGCCGCGGCGCGCACCGAGCGGACCGCGAACGTCTTGCTCGATCAGTGTCACGGCGCCCTGACGCGCGAAATCGAGCAAGTTCTTACGGATTGCCGCCAACGACATTTCGATGCGGCCTGTGAGCGCTTGCAGCTTCTGGCCGAGCGTGCGGCGCTCGGCCGGCATCTTGTCGCGCCCTTCGACGTTGTGTTGGCCGGACCACCCAACGTGGGCAAAAGCAGCCTGATCAATGCGCTGGTCGGCTACAAGCGCGCGATCGTCTATGACGCGCCAGGAACGACCCGCGACGTGATCACGGCCGATACGGCGATCGACGGCTGGCCGGTCACTCTGTCGGACACGGCCGGTCTGCGCGACAGCGACGACCCGCTGGAATCAGCCGGCGTGCAAAGGGCGCTCGCGCGGCTGCAGAGCGCCGACCTGATCGTACTGCTTTTCGACGCCTGCCAACCGATGACGGCGCCGCAGCGGCGGCTCGTCGAGGACTTTCCCGCAGCGCTAACGGCACTGACGAAATGCGATCTGCAGCCCGGAGCATTGCAACCAGGCTCGCCAGACGGCATGCTGCGGACGAGTGCTGTCACGGGCGCAGGCCTCGGGGAATTGCTGGCTGCTATCAGCGATCGCCTGGTGCCCGATCCTCCACGCACGGGCGTCGGGGTTGCTTTCACGACCGCGCAATGTCGATCGATCGAGGATGCGCTCGCTGCTGTCAGGCACAGCGACAGCGCGCTGGCAATCGAGTTGCTGTCAGGCCTGGTCGCGCGGCCGCCAGCTTGA
- a CDS encoding type III pantothenate kinase, whose translation MNTTTAVPLVAVDIGNSRVKLGLFESAGQRPLPEPAKILDIGPGPEELPRIAAWLPEHDVTRLAWWIGSVQREVSGRLVAWLQSQSATRITMIASSDLPLTISMPKPDRVGIDRLLDAVAVNQLRAAGQPAIIVNLGTAIKVDVVDEQGAFVGGAIMPGIATSARAMHEFTDLLPLIEMGRLDEPPAPLGKDTVGAMKAGLYWGAVGGVRELVERLSRGFKASPRMFLSGGAAPSVAPLLGDNVQYVPHLTLAGIALTAAR comes from the coding sequence ATGAATACGACAACTGCTGTGCCGCTCGTGGCTGTCGATATCGGCAACAGCCGCGTCAAGCTGGGACTGTTCGAAAGCGCCGGCCAACGGCCGCTGCCCGAGCCTGCGAAGATTCTCGACATTGGGCCCGGCCCCGAAGAATTACCGCGCATCGCGGCATGGCTGCCCGAGCACGATGTCACGCGCCTTGCCTGGTGGATTGGCAGCGTACAGCGCGAAGTGTCGGGCCGGCTGGTGGCTTGGCTGCAGAGCCAGAGCGCCACACGGATTACGATGATCGCTTCGTCCGATCTGCCTCTTACGATCTCGATGCCCAAGCCCGACCGCGTGGGTATCGACCGCTTGCTCGATGCGGTGGCAGTGAATCAATTGCGCGCTGCGGGTCAACCGGCGATCATCGTCAACCTTGGCACTGCCATTAAGGTCGACGTGGTCGACGAGCAAGGCGCTTTTGTCGGCGGCGCGATCATGCCGGGCATCGCCACCAGCGCCCGGGCGATGCACGAGTTCACGGATCTTTTGCCACTGATCGAGATGGGGCGATTGGACGAGCCCCCCGCTCCGTTGGGTAAAGACACGGTGGGTGCCATGAAGGCCGGGCTCTATTGGGGCGCCGTCGGCGGTGTGCGCGAGCTGGTCGAACGCTTGAGCCGCGGCTTCAAGGCGTCCCCGCGCATGTTTCTCAGCGGCGGCGCGGCCCCCTCGGTCGCGCCCCTGTTGGGCGATAACGTGCAGTACGTACCGCATCTCACATTGGCCGGCATCGCGCTGACCGCAGCACGATAG
- the obgE gene encoding GTPase ObgE gives MFVDRVKIQVDAGKGGDGCLSFRREKFVPHGGPDGGDGGNGGSVIIEARDGVNNLAALTHRYHWRAESGQAGSGSNRYGRGAEDMLLLVPPGTVVIDAAGGFVIKDLARSGDSVVAAQGGRGGKGNLHFKSATNRAPRQWTKGQEGESRELVLELKVIADVGLIGKPNAGKSTLLSRLSHARPQIAAYPFTTKYPNLGQVQLDAERSFVLADLPGLIEGAHEGAGLGHEFLRHIERAGILVHLVEPMPLDGSDPLTNYQTIRNELAMHDPRLGERPEIVVVSKAELPDAAEVQRQLSEFVGRDVLSMSAVTGQGLDKLLTAIASELAAQRSSGAEA, from the coding sequence ATGTTCGTCGATCGGGTGAAAATTCAGGTCGACGCCGGCAAAGGCGGTGACGGCTGCCTCAGCTTCCGCCGCGAGAAATTCGTCCCGCATGGCGGGCCCGACGGCGGCGACGGTGGCAACGGCGGCAGCGTCATCATCGAGGCGCGCGATGGCGTCAACAACCTGGCCGCGCTCACGCACCGCTACCACTGGCGCGCGGAAAGCGGTCAGGCCGGCAGCGGCTCGAATCGCTATGGTCGGGGCGCCGAAGATATGCTCCTGCTCGTTCCGCCCGGCACGGTCGTGATCGATGCCGCTGGCGGATTTGTCATCAAGGACCTGGCGCGTTCGGGCGATTCCGTCGTCGCGGCCCAGGGAGGGCGTGGCGGCAAGGGGAACCTGCACTTCAAGTCGGCGACGAACCGCGCGCCGCGGCAATGGACCAAAGGGCAAGAGGGGGAATCGCGCGAGCTGGTACTCGAGTTGAAAGTCATCGCCGACGTGGGCTTGATCGGGAAACCGAACGCCGGCAAGAGCACGCTGTTGAGCCGCCTGTCGCATGCGCGGCCGCAGATCGCGGCTTATCCGTTCACCACGAAGTATCCGAATCTCGGACAGGTACAGCTTGACGCCGAACGTTCGTTCGTGCTGGCCGATCTTCCTGGCTTGATCGAAGGCGCGCATGAGGGCGCGGGGCTCGGCCACGAGTTTCTTCGGCATATCGAACGCGCCGGCATCCTGGTCCACCTGGTCGAGCCGATGCCGCTCGACGGAAGCGATCCTTTGACGAATTACCAGACGATTCGCAACGAGCTGGCCATGCACGATCCGCGCTTGGGCGAACGACCCGAGATCGTGGTGGTGTCGAAGGCCGAGTTGCCCGACGCCGCCGAAGTACAGCGGCAGCTCAGCGAATTCGTGGGGCGCGACGTCCTCAGCATGTCGGCCGTGACGGGCCAGGGGCTGGACAAATTGCTGACCGCGATCGCGAGCGAATTGGCGGCGCAGCGCTCTTCAGGGGCCGAGGCATGA
- the rpmA gene encoding 50S ribosomal protein L27: MAHKKGQGSSRNGRDSNGQRRGIKRYGGEQVTAGNILVRQVGTRYQAGRGVGQGKDFTLFALVDGVVSFDRSGRRVNVLAAG; encoded by the coding sequence ATGGCACATAAAAAGGGTCAAGGCTCGAGCCGTAACGGTCGCGATTCGAACGGTCAGCGCCGCGGCATCAAACGCTACGGCGGCGAGCAAGTCACGGCCGGCAACATCCTGGTGCGCCAGGTGGGCACTCGTTACCAGGCCGGACGTGGCGTCGGCCAAGGGAAAGACTTCACGCTCTTCGCTTTGGTCGACGGCGTCGTCTCGTTCGATCGCAGTGGGCGCCGGGTCAACGTCCTAGCCGCCGGCTAA